In Actinobacillus indolicus, a single genomic region encodes these proteins:
- a CDS encoding peptidylprolyl isomerase gives MKFTQVKSLFIAGFALFAFSSANAEERVVATVDGYPIMQSQVKQALGKKANTEANRKVALDAVIDDFVVQRAIQESGIKVNYAYVDQMIENIAAQNGLTYGQLLDALDYQGISLNQYRQQLAHQILMEQVRQQSIGKTIQVEPQQVQSLAKELLDKAKTSGKLKTVTGTEHRVSHILIKTTPILNDAQAKAKLASIVADIKAGKTTFEEAAKANSVDYASGADGGDLGFNFLDVYDPGFAKVAQKSKVGVISAPFKSQFGWHILKVTDTRQGDRTEDAYLQKAYEQLVDKQAQAASKDWVKALRSKSDVKYF, from the coding sequence ATGAAGTTTACACAAGTAAAATCATTATTTATCGCAGGTTTTGCTTTATTTGCATTTTCTTCAGCTAATGCTGAAGAGCGAGTAGTCGCAACAGTGGATGGTTATCCCATTATGCAGAGCCAAGTAAAACAGGCTTTGGGTAAAAAAGCGAATACAGAAGCAAATCGTAAGGTGGCGTTAGATGCGGTAATTGATGACTTTGTCGTCCAGCGTGCAATCCAAGAGTCTGGTATCAAGGTAAATTATGCTTATGTCGATCAGATGATTGAAAATATTGCGGCTCAGAATGGATTAACCTACGGTCAATTACTTGATGCTTTAGATTATCAAGGTATTAGTTTGAACCAATACCGTCAACAACTGGCTCATCAAATTTTAATGGAACAAGTTCGCCAACAAAGTATTGGCAAAACAATCCAAGTTGAGCCACAACAGGTACAATCTTTAGCGAAAGAGCTCTTAGATAAAGCCAAAACATCAGGAAAATTAAAAACGGTAACAGGTACTGAACACCGCGTTAGCCACATTTTAATTAAGACGACACCAATCTTAAATGATGCTCAAGCTAAAGCAAAATTAGCGTCAATTGTGGCGGATATCAAAGCGGGTAAAACGACTTTTGAAGAGGCGGCAAAAGCAAATTCTGTGGACTACGCATCAGGCGCTGATGGCGGTGATTTAGGCTTTAATTTCTTAGATGTCTATGATCCAGGCTTTGCTAAAGTTGCACAAAAGAGCAAAGTTGGTGTGATTTCTGCACCATTTAAGTCTCAGTTTGGTTGGCATATTTTAAAAGTGACAGATACTCGTCAAGGTGATCGTACTGAAGATGCTTATTTACAGAAGGCTTATGAGCAACTTGTTGATAAACAAGCGCAAGCAGCATCAAAAGACTGGGTAAAAGCATTAAGAAGTAAATCTGACGTAAAATATTTCTAA
- a CDS encoding ABC transporter ATP-binding protein, whose amino-acid sequence MIFFTDLTLKRGQSILLEQANATIHTGQKVGLIGKNGCGKSSLFALLKNELQAEGGDASYPKNWSIAWVNQETPALDISALDYVIQGDREYTELTVQLEQANLENNGNLIATLHAQLDTIDAWTIQSRASTLLNGLGFSTEQLQLPVKSFSGGWIMRLNLAQALICRSDLLLLDEPTNHLDLDAVIWLERWLSNYRGTLLLISHDRDFLDPIIDRVLHIEQQKLFDYTGNYSSFEIQRATKLAQQNAAYQQQQQKIAHLQKFIDRFKAKATKAKQAQSRVKALEKMELIAPAYADSPFSFEFREPLSLPNPLLMMEKVSAGYGERTVLQSVKLNLVPGSRIGLLGRNGAGKSTLIKLLAGEIQAQSGHTQLAKGVQLGYFAQHQLDTLRADESALWHLARLAPEKTEQELRNYLGGFAFHGDKVKQAVSSFSGGEKARLVLALIVWQRPNLLLLDEPTNHLDLDMRQALTEALTQYEGSLVIVSHDRHLLRSTVNEFYLVHDGKVEEFNGDLEDYQKWLNELNAQLECAKKADNSTACNNENSAVNRKEQKRQEAELRQQAAPLRKKLTQLEKELEKLTASLTTLEEMLASPEIYDAENKAKLTDTLAKQVATKKQLEEVEMEWLEVQGQLEVLMSG is encoded by the coding sequence ATGATTTTTTTTACAGATTTAACCTTAAAACGTGGTCAAAGCATCTTACTTGAACAAGCAAATGCAACTATTCATACAGGGCAGAAAGTTGGCTTAATCGGCAAAAATGGCTGTGGTAAATCGTCACTGTTTGCCTTATTAAAAAATGAGCTACAAGCAGAAGGTGGTGATGCCAGCTATCCGAAAAACTGGTCGATTGCATGGGTAAACCAAGAAACACCAGCATTAGATATCTCTGCGTTGGATTATGTAATCCAAGGCGATCGAGAATATACCGAACTCACCGTCCAACTTGAGCAAGCCAACCTTGAGAATAACGGCAATTTGATTGCCACCTTACACGCCCAACTAGATACCATTGACGCTTGGACAATTCAATCTAGAGCTTCAACCCTACTCAACGGCTTAGGTTTTAGCACTGAACAGCTTCAACTGCCAGTAAAATCCTTTTCGGGCGGTTGGATAATGCGGTTAAATTTGGCTCAAGCTTTAATTTGCCGTTCCGATTTGTTGCTACTTGACGAGCCAACCAACCACCTAGATTTAGACGCGGTAATTTGGCTTGAACGCTGGTTAAGTAACTATCGTGGTACGTTATTGCTGATTTCCCACGACCGAGATTTTCTTGACCCGATTATCGACCGTGTCTTGCATATCGAACAGCAAAAACTTTTTGATTACACGGGCAATTACAGTTCATTTGAAATTCAGCGAGCAACGAAACTCGCCCAACAAAATGCGGCTTATCAGCAACAGCAACAAAAAATCGCCCATTTGCAAAAATTTATCGACCGCTTTAAAGCCAAAGCTACCAAAGCAAAACAGGCTCAAAGTCGTGTCAAAGCTCTCGAAAAAATGGAACTGATTGCCCCAGCTTATGCCGACAGCCCATTTTCCTTTGAGTTTAGAGAACCACTTTCACTGCCTAACCCTTTGTTAATGATGGAAAAAGTCAGTGCAGGCTATGGGGAAAGAACCGTGTTGCAATCGGTCAAACTTAATCTTGTACCAGGTTCTCGCATTGGTTTATTAGGACGAAACGGTGCAGGGAAATCCACCTTGATTAAGCTACTGGCAGGGGAAATTCAAGCACAATCAGGGCATACTCAACTGGCAAAAGGCGTTCAACTTGGCTACTTCGCTCAACATCAATTAGACACCTTGCGAGCAGATGAAAGTGCCTTGTGGCATTTAGCTCGCCTTGCCCCAGAAAAAACCGAACAAGAACTACGCAACTATTTGGGCGGTTTTGCGTTTCACGGCGATAAGGTCAAACAAGCGGTCAGTTCTTTCTCTGGCGGTGAAAAAGCTCGCCTTGTGCTTGCGCTTATCGTATGGCAACGCCCGAACTTACTGCTACTCGACGAACCGACCAACCACTTAGATCTCGATATGCGTCAAGCCTTAACCGAAGCCCTGACACAATATGAAGGATCGTTGGTGATCGTATCCCACGACCGCCATTTATTACGCAGTACCGTCAATGAATTTTACTTAGTTCACGACGGCAAAGTGGAAGAATTTAACGGCGATTTGGAAGACTATCAAAAATGGCTAAATGAGCTAAATGCTCAGTTGGAATGTGCAAAAAAAGCGGACAATTCGACCGCTTGTAACAATGAAAACAGTGCGGTAAACCGCAAAGAGCAAAAACGCCAAGAAGCCGAATTACGCCAACAAGCCGCCCCACTTCGCAAAAAGCTGACGCAGTTGGAAAAAGAGTTAGAGAAACTCACCGCTAGTTTAACAACCCTAGAAGAAATGCTGGCTTCCCCTGAAATCTATGATGCAGAAAATAAAGCCAAATTGACAGACACCTTGGCAAAGCAAGTAGCAACTAAAAAACAGCTGGAAGAAGTCGAAATGGAATGGCTGGAAGTGCAAGGGCAGTTGGAAGTATTGATGAGTGGCTAA
- a CDS encoding type II toxin-antitoxin system HicA family toxin — translation MVSFYIRKKHQKTLVQLYQHPISANIKWSDIEALFLELGATIQEREGSRIAIILFGQVKVFHRPHPNPDTDKGAVVSVRKWLEENGVVPYA, via the coding sequence ATGGTTTCATTTTATATTAGAAAGAAACATCAAAAGACACTCGTTCAGCTTTATCAGCATCCAATTTCAGCAAACATAAAATGGTCTGATATTGAAGCACTTTTTCTTGAACTCGGAGCAACAATTCAAGAGAGAGAAGGAAGTCGAATTGCAATTATTTTGTTTGGTCAAGTTAAAGTATTCCATCGACCACATCCAAATCCAGATACAGATAAAGGGGCTGTTGTGTCGGTAAGAAAATGGCTAGAAGAAAATGGGGTTGTTCCGTATGCGTAA
- a CDS encoding RidA family protein has translation MTTVIHTENAPKAIGPYVQAVDLGNLVLTSGQIPVNPKTGEVPVDIKAQARQSLENVKAIIEQAGLSVADIVKTTVFVKDLNDFATVNAEYEAFFRENNHPNFPARSCVEVARLPKDVGIEIEAIAVRK, from the coding sequence ATGACAACTGTTATTCATACTGAAAATGCCCCAAAAGCAATCGGACCTTATGTACAAGCGGTTGATTTAGGCAATTTAGTGCTAACATCAGGACAAATTCCAGTTAATCCAAAAACAGGCGAAGTGCCTGTGGATATCAAAGCTCAAGCTCGTCAATCCCTTGAAAATGTCAAAGCGATCATTGAACAAGCGGGTTTATCTGTGGCAGATATTGTAAAAACCACTGTATTTGTGAAAGATCTCAATGACTTTGCCACGGTAAATGCCGAATATGAAGCCTTTTTCCGTGAAAACAATCACCCAAATTTCCCTGCTCGTTCTTGTGTTGAAGTCGCACGTTTACCAAAAGATGTTGGCATTGAGATTGAAGCGATTGCGGTGAGAAAATAA
- the pgeF gene encoding peptidoglycan editing factor PgeF produces MKKILPTWSVPDFVHAFTTTREGGISQAPFDSLNLGDHVTDDPQSVQTNREILQEQGNLPHFPLYLTQTHSTRVLRLPYEQNDIEADAVYTNQANQVCLVMTADCLPVLFCSKDGKEIAAAHAGWRGLCDGVLEATVAEFECEPENICVWLGPAIGPTAFQVGEEVIAQFCAFDPQAREAFVVDEQTSGKFLGNLYQIACQRLNKLGITEIAGGDYCTYCDAEQFFSYRRDKITGRMATLIWRSE; encoded by the coding sequence ATGAAAAAAATTCTGCCAACTTGGTCTGTTCCTGATTTTGTTCACGCATTCACCACCACTCGAGAAGGTGGGATAAGCCAAGCTCCCTTTGATAGCTTGAATTTGGGTGATCACGTTACTGATGATCCACAATCAGTACAAACTAATCGTGAAATCTTGCAAGAACAAGGCAATTTGCCACATTTTCCGCTCTATTTAACGCAAACGCATAGTACAAGAGTGCTACGTCTACCCTATGAACAAAACGACATTGAAGCGGACGCAGTTTATACCAACCAAGCAAACCAAGTCTGTTTAGTGATGACCGCAGATTGTTTGCCTGTGCTTTTTTGCAGTAAAGATGGCAAAGAGATTGCGGCAGCCCACGCAGGTTGGCGTGGTTTATGCGATGGCGTGCTTGAAGCTACGGTGGCAGAATTTGAATGTGAGCCAGAGAATATTTGTGTTTGGCTAGGTCCTGCAATCGGTCCAACTGCATTTCAAGTCGGAGAAGAAGTGATAGCACAATTTTGTGCCTTCGATCCCCAAGCGAGAGAAGCCTTTGTTGTAGATGAACAAACAAGCGGTAAGTTCCTTGGTAATCTTTACCAAATTGCTTGCCAACGCTTAAATAAACTTGGGATTACGGAAATTGCAGGGGGCGATTATTGTACCTATTGCGATGCAGAACAATTTTTCTCTTACCGTAGAGATAAAATTACAGGGCGAATGGCAACGCTGATTTGGCGTAGTGAATAA
- the menC gene encoding o-succinylbenzoate synthase — protein sequence MKTAQLYRYSLPVETGIILRNRRLKQREGLIIHLQQADKEGWGEIAPLPEFSQETLAEAEIAVRQWIEKWLNHQDESLTSYPPSVAFGVSCALAELNGTLSEEANFQTVPLCYGDPDELYAELNQMQGKKIAKIKVGLYEANRDGLIADMFLEAIPDLKLRLDANRSWTLEKALLFASKIAPERKDRIQFLEEPCKKPELSRQFAEQTGINIAWDETVREPDFSVKKEPNLTAIVIKPTLVGSLEKCISLIEQAHQQGLIAVISSSIESSLGLTQLACFANQYTPNTLAGLDTLDLMKAQLLRQWGDSTLPLADLNSEFVTKLC from the coding sequence ATGAAAACTGCCCAACTTTACCGCTATTCCTTACCTGTTGAAACAGGCATTATCTTACGCAACCGCCGTTTAAAACAACGAGAAGGCTTAATTATCCATTTGCAACAGGCTGACAAAGAAGGGTGGGGGGAAATCGCTCCATTGCCTGAATTTAGCCAAGAAACTTTGGCGGAAGCGGAAATCGCAGTTCGCCAATGGATTGAAAAATGGCTAAATCATCAAGACGAATCTTTAACATCTTATCCGCCGTCCGTTGCCTTTGGGGTGAGTTGTGCCTTAGCAGAACTAAATGGAACATTAAGCGAAGAAGCCAACTTTCAAACTGTGCCGCTCTGTTATGGTGACCCTGATGAACTTTATGCGGAACTTAACCAAATGCAAGGGAAAAAAATCGCAAAAATTAAGGTCGGTCTGTATGAAGCTAATCGAGATGGACTTATTGCGGATATGTTTCTAGAAGCAATTCCTGATTTAAAATTGCGACTTGATGCAAATAGATCGTGGACATTGGAAAAAGCATTACTTTTTGCAAGTAAAATTGCCCCTGAACGCAAAGATCGTATTCAATTTTTAGAAGAACCCTGCAAAAAGCCAGAACTTTCACGTCAATTTGCTGAACAGACGGGGATCAACATAGCTTGGGATGAAACTGTTCGAGAGCCTGATTTTTCGGTAAAAAAAGAGCCGAATCTGACCGCTATTGTGATTAAACCGACGCTTGTTGGCTCCCTTGAGAAATGTATTTCATTAATTGAACAGGCACATCAGCAAGGTTTAATTGCCGTGATAAGTTCAAGTATTGAATCCAGTCTTGGACTTACTCAGCTAGCATGTTTTGCGAATCAATACACCCCGAATACTTTGGCTGGTTTAGATACGTTAGATTTGATGAAAGCACAATTATTAAGGCAGTGGGGGGATTCAACATTGCCTTTAGCTGATCTGAATAGTGAGTTTGTTACAAAATTATGCTAA
- the rsmA gene encoding 16S rRNA (adenine(1518)-N(6)/adenine(1519)-N(6))-dimethyltransferase RsmA, which translates to MSSNSKKHLGHTARKRFGQNFLHDQNVIHSIVAAINPQKDQFLLEIGPGLGALTEPVADLVDHLTVVELDRDLAERLRHHPFLHQKLTVIEQDALRFDFRAYFDSLALNGKAVKVFGNLPYNISTPLMFHLFKFHDLIQDMHFMLQKEVVKRLCAAPNSKAYGRLTIMAQYYCQVMPVLEVPPTAFKPAPKVDSAVVRLVPYKTLPHPVKDIYWLNRVTTQAFNQRRKTLRNALSTLFSAEQLEALGVDLNARAENLSLADYARLANWLCDNPPEQPNNEIEFIDIEN; encoded by the coding sequence ATGAGTTCAAATTCAAAAAAACATTTAGGGCATACAGCCCGTAAACGCTTTGGTCAAAACTTTTTACACGACCAAAACGTGATTCATAGTATTGTGGCGGCAATTAATCCGCAAAAAGATCAGTTTTTATTAGAAATCGGTCCAGGTTTAGGGGCATTAACCGAGCCTGTGGCAGATCTTGTTGATCATTTAACGGTGGTTGAGCTAGACCGAGATCTAGCAGAACGCTTACGTCATCACCCTTTTTTACACCAAAAATTAACTGTGATTGAACAAGATGCGTTGCGTTTTGATTTCCGAGCCTATTTTGATAGCCTAGCGTTAAATGGTAAAGCGGTCAAAGTGTTTGGTAACTTGCCTTACAACATTTCAACTCCGTTGATGTTCCATCTCTTTAAGTTCCACGACTTAATTCAAGATATGCACTTTATGTTGCAAAAAGAGGTAGTGAAACGTTTATGTGCGGCTCCAAACAGCAAAGCATATGGACGTTTAACGATTATGGCGCAATATTATTGCCAAGTGATGCCTGTGTTAGAAGTGCCACCGACGGCATTTAAACCAGCTCCAAAAGTCGATTCTGCGGTCGTTCGTTTAGTACCTTATAAAACGTTACCACATCCAGTCAAAGATATTTATTGGTTAAATCGTGTGACGACGCAAGCCTTTAATCAACGCCGTAAAACATTACGCAATGCACTTTCTACCTTGTTCAGTGCAGAGCAATTAGAAGCACTTGGGGTAGATTTGAATGCACGGGCAGAAAACTTATCTTTAGCAGATTATGCTCGATTAGCAAACTGGCTATGTGATAATCCGCCTGAACAACCCAATAATGAAATTGAATTTATTGATATAGAAAATTAA
- the moeB gene encoding molybdopterin-synthase adenylyltransferase MoeB produces the protein MQLSDPEMLRYNRQIILRSIDFDGQEKLKASRVLIVGLGGLGCSASQYLATAGIGHLTLVDFDTVSLSNLQRQVLHTDATIGMPKVVSAKQRLSELNPHIEIETINAHLNETEWAELIPQFDAVLDCTDNVDIRNTLNKICFNVKKPLVSGSAIRFEGQVSVFRYGEAEPCYQCLSQLFGENVLSCVEAGVIAPIVGVIGSLQALEAIKVLLNIGKSLSGKLLMIDGLNFSVREMKLPKQSNCSVCSKEKD, from the coding sequence ATGCAACTCTCCGATCCAGAAATGTTACGTTACAACCGCCAAATCATACTAAGAAGTATCGATTTTGACGGTCAAGAAAAACTGAAAGCCAGTCGCGTATTGATTGTCGGCTTGGGCGGACTAGGTTGTTCTGCTAGCCAATACCTTGCCACTGCGGGTATCGGGCATTTAACCTTAGTCGATTTTGATACGGTTTCGCTCTCGAATTTACAACGCCAAGTGTTACACACTGATGCCACCATCGGAATGCCGAAAGTGGTATCCGCCAAACAGCGTTTAAGCGAACTCAATCCCCATATTGAGATTGAAACCATCAATGCCCATCTCAACGAAACTGAATGGGCAGAATTAATTCCACAATTTGATGCGGTGTTAGATTGCACGGATAACGTCGATATTCGCAATACATTGAACAAAATTTGTTTTAATGTAAAGAAACCGCTCGTGTCAGGTTCGGCAATTCGTTTTGAAGGGCAAGTCAGCGTATTTCGCTATGGCGAAGCAGAGCCTTGCTACCAATGTTTAAGCCAACTATTTGGAGAAAATGTATTAAGCTGTGTCGAAGCAGGCGTAATCGCACCAATCGTTGGCGTAATCGGCAGTTTACAGGCGTTGGAAGCTATTAAAGTGTTGCTCAATATTGGCAAGAGCTTATCAGGAAAGTTACTGATGATTGACGGATTAAACTTTTCTGTCCGAGAAATGAAATTGCCGAAACAGTCAAATTGTTCGGTCTGCAGTAAAGAAAAAGATTAA
- a CDS encoding MarC family protein: protein MFDSLVVQFVVLWAVIDPIGSIPVYLAKTVGLSPEDRRKIARNAILISAGILLFFLVMGQWLLEAMQIPLSAFQIAGGLVLLLFALTMIFGESKPDHEIKMRSNLHELAVYPLAVPSIASPGAMMAVVLLTDNHRYSFLDQVFTTGIMLSVLLITYILFLVANRIQHFIGHAGAAIISRVMGLILSAVAINNILLGLKDFITQAQMG, encoded by the coding sequence ATGTTTGATTCGTTAGTTGTCCAATTCGTTGTTCTTTGGGCTGTCATCGACCCGATTGGTTCAATTCCCGTTTATTTGGCAAAAACCGTTGGTTTATCACCAGAGGATCGTCGTAAGATTGCCCGTAATGCGATTTTAATTTCGGCTGGGATTTTACTCTTTTTCTTGGTCATGGGACAATGGTTACTTGAAGCAATGCAAATTCCACTCTCAGCATTCCAAATTGCGGGGGGCTTAGTCTTATTGCTATTTGCATTAACGATGATTTTTGGTGAAAGCAAACCTGATCATGAAATTAAAATGCGTAGCAACTTACATGAATTAGCCGTTTATCCACTTGCCGTTCCCTCTATTGCATCGCCTGGAGCAATGATGGCCGTCGTTTTATTAACGGATAATCACAGATATAGCTTTTTAGATCAAGTTTTTACTACAGGGATTATGCTTTCAGTATTGCTAATTACCTATATTTTATTTTTAGTGGCAAACCGTATTCAACACTTTATTGGTCATGCTGGTGCAGCTATTATTAGCCGTGTGATGGGCTTAATTCTTTCTGCGGTTGCCATTAATAATATTTTGCTCGGGTTGAAAGATTTTATTACTCAGGCACAGATGGGGTAA
- a CDS encoding type II toxin-antitoxin system HicB family antitoxin, which yields MRNIMEINGHKAVIAYDADIELFRGEFIGLNGGADFYADNVIDLRKEGEKSLQTFLDICQEQGISPYKSYSGRFNVRISSELHCAAVTAAAAQNISLNEWINQTIAKSLEK from the coding sequence ATGCGTAATATAATGGAAATCAATGGGCATAAAGCTGTGATTGCTTATGATGCTGATATCGAACTTTTTCGTGGTGAATTTATCGGCTTAAATGGTGGTGCGGATTTTTACGCTGATAATGTCATTGATTTACGAAAAGAAGGTGAAAAAAGTTTACAAACCTTTTTAGACATTTGCCAAGAGCAAGGGATATCGCCTTATAAATCTTATTCAGGGCGTTTTAATGTCAGAATAAGTTCTGAATTACATTGTGCCGCAGTTACTGCTGCTGCAGCACAAAATATCAGTTTAAATGAATGGATTAATCAAACGATTGCTAAATCGCTTGAAAAATAA
- the hldE gene encoding bifunctional D-glycero-beta-D-manno-heptose-7-phosphate kinase/D-glycero-beta-D-manno-heptose 1-phosphate adenylyltransferase HldE produces the protein MMMQYSPQFNNAKVLVLGDVMLDRYWFGSTNRISPEAPVPVVKVQENEDRAGGAANVAMNIASLNVPVTLHGLVGNDDAGRALDKLLSEHRIQNQCVAVDSHPTITKLRILSRHQQLLRLDFEEGFHNVDCQALLAKLAAEITAYGALILSDYGKGTLDAVQQMIQIARQANVPVLIDPKGTDFERYRGATLLTPNMSEFEAVAGHCNDEDEIVAKGLKMIADFDLSALLITRSEKGMTLLRPNQDPFHLPTQAKEVYDVTGAGDTVISVLATAIADGRSLEEACYLANAAAGIVVGKLGTSTVSPSELEQAIHQRAETGFGVVSEAELKAIIQQSKTRGEKIVMTNGCFDILHPGHVSYLENARKLGDRLIVAVNTDESVKRLKGESRPINDLDARMAVLAGLASVDWVVPFGEDTPQRLIGEILPDLLVKGGDYKPEEIAGSQEVWANGGEVRVLNFENGCSTTNVIKKIQSL, from the coding sequence ATGATGATGCAATATTCTCCGCAATTTAACAATGCAAAAGTATTGGTGCTTGGCGATGTGATGTTAGATCGCTATTGGTTCGGTTCAACTAACCGTATTTCGCCTGAAGCCCCTGTGCCTGTTGTCAAAGTTCAGGAAAATGAAGATCGTGCAGGTGGAGCGGCAAACGTGGCAATGAATATTGCAAGCCTGAACGTACCTGTCACTTTGCACGGTTTAGTCGGTAATGATGATGCAGGGCGAGCGTTGGATAAACTATTAAGCGAACATCGTATTCAAAATCAATGTGTTGCGGTAGATTCTCACCCAACGATCACTAAATTACGCATTCTTTCTCGCCATCAGCAATTATTGCGTTTAGATTTTGAGGAAGGTTTCCATAATGTAGATTGCCAAGCGTTACTTGCAAAATTAGCAGCAGAAATTACCGCTTACGGTGCGTTAATTTTGTCTGATTATGGCAAAGGGACGCTTGATGCCGTTCAGCAAATGATTCAAATTGCACGCCAAGCAAATGTGCCTGTGTTAATTGATCCGAAAGGCACAGATTTTGAGCGTTATCGTGGGGCAACACTGCTTACGCCAAATATGTCTGAATTTGAAGCGGTTGCAGGACATTGCAATGATGAAGATGAAATTGTGGCTAAAGGTTTAAAAATGATAGCCGATTTCGATTTATCGGCATTGCTGATTACTCGTTCAGAAAAAGGGATGACCTTACTTCGTCCAAATCAAGATCCATTCCATTTACCAACCCAAGCGAAAGAAGTTTATGATGTAACAGGGGCTGGTGATACGGTAATTAGTGTGTTAGCGACTGCGATTGCAGACGGTCGTTCTTTAGAAGAAGCGTGCTATTTAGCGAATGCGGCAGCTGGAATTGTGGTGGGTAAATTAGGGACATCAACCGTTAGCCCAAGTGAACTGGAACAGGCGATACATCAACGTGCCGAAACAGGCTTTGGAGTGGTGTCTGAAGCAGAGTTGAAAGCAATTATTCAACAATCAAAAACACGTGGTGAAAAAATCGTAATGACTAATGGTTGCTTTGATATTCTTCACCCAGGACACGTTTCTTACCTTGAAAATGCACGTAAGCTAGGTGATCGTTTGATTGTTGCAGTAAATACTGATGAATCTGTAAAACGTTTAAAAGGTGAAAGTCGTCCAATTAATGATTTAGATGCACGTATGGCAGTGCTGGCTGGGCTTGCCTCGGTCGATTGGGTTGTGCCATTTGGTGAAGATACACCACAACGTTTAATCGGTGAAATTTTGCCTGATTTATTGGTAAAAGGCGGCGATTATAAGCCGGAAGAGATTGCAGGTAGCCAAGAAGTTTGGGCAAATGGTGGTGAGGTTCGTGTGCTAAACTTTGAGAACGGTTGTTCGACCACGAATGTGATTAAGAAAATTCAATCTTTGTGA
- the moeA gene encoding molybdopterin molybdotransferase MoeA: MSLLPLSQALDTMLNQLPRPTSQEIIPLDQAVNRICADDIFSPINVPNFDNSAMDGYAVRMADLEHSTTLQIAGKAFAGNPFLAEMQQGSCVRIMTGAKVPVEADAVVMQEDTTLNADGSVTINRLPKKLGDNIRRIGEDVKQGALVLAKGSLLNVASLPLLASLGIDKVAVYPRLKVAILSTGDELVSVGNPLQEGQIYDTNRFTVRLLLEKMDCEIVDYGILPDDPSLFEKTFTEAQQTADVLITSGGVSVGEADFTKDVLEKLGQIGFWKIAMKPGKPFAFGKLEKAWFFGLPGNPVSALVTFYQLVQPALLKLAGRSDENIANFSPNLTACTAVPLKKAVGRQDFQRGFFYANENGQLEVKTVGTQGSHIFSAFNESNCFIVLEQERGNVAVSEQVTIQPFNHLLR, from the coding sequence ATGTCTTTACTTCCACTTTCTCAAGCACTCGACACAATGCTAAATCAGCTACCACGTCCAACATCACAAGAGATCATTCCACTTGATCAAGCGGTAAACCGAATTTGTGCTGATGATATTTTTTCACCGATTAACGTGCCGAATTTTGATAACTCTGCAATGGACGGCTATGCGGTACGTATGGCAGATCTTGAACATTCCACTACACTACAAATCGCTGGTAAAGCCTTTGCTGGTAATCCGTTTCTGGCTGAAATGCAACAAGGAAGCTGTGTACGGATTATGACAGGGGCGAAAGTGCCAGTGGAAGCCGATGCTGTGGTGATGCAGGAAGATACGACACTGAATGCAGATGGCTCTGTCACCATTAATCGTCTACCTAAGAAATTGGGGGATAATATCCGCCGTATTGGTGAAGATGTGAAGCAAGGGGCATTGGTTCTCGCCAAAGGCAGTCTGTTAAATGTGGCAAGCCTACCGCTATTGGCTTCGCTGGGAATTGATAAAGTTGCCGTTTATCCTCGTTTGAAAGTCGCTATTCTTTCAACGGGTGATGAATTAGTCTCTGTTGGAAATCCGTTGCAAGAAGGACAAATTTACGACACCAACCGTTTTACCGTCCGTCTTTTGCTAGAAAAAATGGATTGTGAAATTGTCGATTACGGTATTTTGCCTGATGATCCTAGCCTGTTTGAGAAGACCTTTACCGAAGCACAACAAACCGCCGATGTATTAATTACAAGTGGCGGTGTGTCCGTTGGCGAAGCGGATTTCACCAAAGATGTCTTGGAAAAACTGGGGCAAATCGGCTTTTGGAAAATTGCAATGAAGCCTGGCAAACCTTTTGCATTTGGTAAATTGGAAAAAGCGTGGTTCTTTGGTTTACCGGGTAATCCTGTGTCTGCTTTAGTCACTTTCTATCAACTTGTTCAGCCTGCATTATTGAAACTCGCGGGCAGATCCGATGAAAATATTGCAAACTTTTCACCAAATTTAACCGCTTGTACCGCAGTTCCACTCAAGAAAGCTGTTGGTCGCCAAGATTTCCAACGGGGCTTTTTCTATGCGAATGAAAATGGGCAACTTGAAGTAAAAACCGTTGGAACACAAGGCTCGCATATTTTTAGTGCGTTTAATGAAAGCAACTGTTTTATTGTACTTGAGCAAGAACGTGGCAATGTTGCCGTGAGTGAGCAAGTGACTATTCAGCCGTTTAACCATTTATTGAGATAA